CATTATATACCATTCCCAAGATTTGTTCTCTGGTGTATGATTCTGCGGATATGCTGATCAAGTCTTTGATCTGCACATGGACAAAGAAAATAGATTGTAAATGTCTATTTTCAGGAGAGGTATTAGCTTTCAGGATAAATGTCTCTTACCCTAGGATGCCAGTAGTCCTCATATTTAGATGCCAATAAGAGTGCAGTAAGACCTATCAATTGCATCTCATTTTTATGTATTGGAACTTGGGAGAGGTAACGGTCTAATAAGTCCATTGTCAGGTAAAGAGTCTCATGCATTAGatcaaatttgaaatgaaCCTGCAAACAATAAGTAAAACCTAAGTTTCCACAAGAAGAAGTAGGGATAATATCAAGTTGAAATGGAACCAAAAATATACTGCACTCACTTCGATAAGCCAGTTGATCAAAATTCCACGCGTAACTGGACTGACTTCTGCATGAGCTGACAAGTAATGTCCCAAAGCTGGATTTAATGCCTGCAACAATATTTCACGTTAAGCTACTGGAAAGCTAAAATTCAATATTCAAACTGCAAGTAAAATTACCAAATTAGTAAtattagagaaaaagaagttgatgTATGTGGAAGAAATAAGTGGATTACTTCTGCAGTCCAATAGAACTGATATATGTCATCCACATATTCTGCAACTTCCAGCTGATTGGATTCATCATCAATGCTTGGAAGTTTTTCTGGCTCTGTGGTTTCACCATTTTTCTCATCGAACTGCAAGTAAAATTACCAAATTAGTAAtattagagaaaaagaagtcaCAAGAAACAACACAACTAATAAATTACGAACCTTTGATCCATTCACTAGTAGAGATGTGAAAGACTTTCTACGTTTTGATTTTGGCTTCGCTGTAACATCCAACACTTTTGTTGTTGGGTCTTTGTTTCCACTAGATGAACTCTCTCCTTGAGTGTCTTCTTCAAGACATTTTGTCTCAACCTTTTCCGGAAGTGACAGTGTTGAGGCAACTGCAGAAGAAGGGATTGAAGAAATAGATCTTGATTTACTTCTACCCACTGGGGGCTTCTTAAGAGAGCTACGGTTTTGTAGCGAAGTCTTTACAGTTGTCTGGATCTTGAGTAAGAGAGAAAGCTTATCAcatatttaataaacaaaaatcctCAATACGACTGTAACTATTGCCCGATGAAATGATCACgagcaagaaaacaaagatgaaagaagaatgaTTTAGCAGTTCAATGATGATAATAGCCAAGGCCAAATAGTGTGGCTTTAATGGAAATGAATCACTTGCATAGATATGAAAGGACTAAGGTGTATACCTTGATAGATTTCCTTACGAAACGGACGTTATTCTTACTCTGCTTATTGCCGTCCCTAAGcatgtaaagaaaataaacttagCAACTTGGGATATAAGTTGCTGCCCACAAacgataaaagaaaaaaataatctgatTCTCCAAGATGTAAAAAAGTCGTGCATTGATAATGAAAATGCAAACAAGGATTCTGTGAATGTAGACAATTTGATAGTTGGAAGTAGACATGTGTGATACGCAAGAGAGAAACAACTTCACTTATTTAATGATGATATCAGAATTAAGCATATTTACTTACGATTGTATAGAGCCGACACTTGTTCGAGTTTTCCAAGTATAGGTTCCGGCACTGCTTAGCTGCGGGACAGCTTGGTTGCTGGCTTTACTGGCTGAAACAATGCAACATCAATCATATCAGATACTGACCAATCAAGTTACAATTTTAACATACACATTTCCATCAGAAGTTAGAAAAGAAATCCATGTTACCTAGACCCTGACCCAATTGTTTCGAATTTAAGCCTGAGACATTGAACTGCGCCAAGATAGTAAATACACAATTAGTAAACTGTCCTAAATGATTAGCCTCACGAGTTGTTGTACAGCcagttgtaagaaaaaaaaacaatctcaaaTTAGATTGATAACAACCTTTTTTAAGCTCTTATCTGTGAGGCTTGTTCTCTTTAAAGTTGGTAAGGACTTTCTGCAAGCACAAATCAATCAAGGAAGTTAATCAATGAATGATGTAAATCATTCTCAGCAGATACTAAAGAAAATGGCTGGTAGATTAATAATGTTTTCGCTATGGTGAATGAACAACAGGTTACTTGATGAGAGCTTTGACATATTGATAGGTAATGTAGGGCATAAACAAgatatctattttttcttggaaaatTCTTCAAACTAGTCTGGAAGCGGATAATCTATTATGCATGAGATTAGCACGAAGGTACCTTGTTCCACCAGCCGTTGATCCAAGGCtcaaggttttgtttttgatgaatttctgacctaaaatatgatttaaaacaaagttaagaTAAATGGCAAAGATCAACTAAAGCCATAGCcatgaaaacaaacataacaTTTAGGAAGTCACCTGTCTTGTAAAGGTTATTGTTCCCAAGTTCGGTGGTTCTTTTACTCACATTCTCCTAtatcagaaaaaagaaacaatctagAATCAAGGCTTGCaagaaaaatgaaggaaaTGGCCATCAAGTAGTTTAACTGATGAATCTCATGCTTTAAGACACAAAGTTTGTAATATTTGCTGTAACTCATATGCTGATGAATTGTGATATTCTGGTTAATCTCATAACTGCATCTAGTCATAGTAATTTGCAAGTATACAACATGATATAGTTTGCCAATACGCTTGCTATACCTTAGTAGACTTTTTCACTGAGATATTATTAGCTCTGGTTGGACCAACTGAGACCCTACACATGGAAAGGTCAATTAGCCCAGCATCATCAACTCATTTTCAAACATCAGATATTATATACATGGAACTGTACGGATTCGTTCTGTAAAAGCTCATCAACTGAGATGAACGACTAATCCTAAGTAGAGATGTAACGTATTGCATGTATATGATGTGTATAGCAGCAGCTAACGATTACTGCATACCTTTTCGGATTTGCCATTTTTACACCTTTCCATTTCCTGCATTGTTGCATGTTCAGTAGAATAGTTTTAGAACAGAATGCAAATCAGTACAATAAAAACTAACTAACTGATTAAGAAGTGAAGACCATGGCAGTTAATAACTCTTTTCCATGAGGGATAACAAAAAACCCTTAAAAGTTAAGCAATTTTACATGGTACTGCTGCCACAAAGCGTTGGAATCCTTAGAGTGTTCCCACCAAGATTACTTAAATCAGCCAAAGCTTTTCTTGTGACTTTAGTGTATTCCTCTGAAAAGGAGACAAATATCGGAGTTAACTTTCAAAACTAGGTCCCAAAAATGTAATGAAGATATACTCTCCCTTATAAAGCTTACCCCAGTTTTCAATACTGCTTTTGCCCTTTCCTGTGATTCTCgaattttccttctttttgaatcaaaacaaaagtgCATTAACATGTGAATAAGTGCATAACATCCAACACTTGTATGAACTCAGAAACAGGGAAAAGGGATAAACCTTCATATTGTTTGTGTTAGAAGTTGCTCCTAAACCATTGCTAATTGTTACAGACTTTCTCCTAAACAATGTAAAAGCAGAAGATTAATTCTTACAGATTCGTAAAGTCAATTTCTTCATGATCAAGCCAAAATATGCACCAGTAAATACATCATGTAATGGATGGAAGAAAACAGAATAATTGTAAAAACAGCAACACAAACCTCAAAGGAATACGAGTCTTCTTCTGTGAAGTACCTCTGCAGAAAGAAATAGGTACAGTTTAATCCAGATTAACAAATAGCAACAGTTTAATTCAGATTACTGAAAGATGAATTGCAAGAGGATCCACTTACATTGTACTGGCTGGATCAGTTTTCTGATTATCGGAGAAGATTTTGAAACTCCTAGTACTCACTGTTTAACatgtaaacatttttttagAACTGAATAAGGTTCACCAAGTAACTAACAGAGGATAAAATAGTCTCTCTTACCTCGATTTCCAAGAATATCATCTCTACTTAGTCGTGGTGCCTACAAAAGTAAATCAATCGTAAGTGAAATAAGAAGCAAGGCTTTATCCCCTGTGATTTTAAGATGAAGTTGATCTAACTAACCAAATCTGAGAGTAGTAAGCTACTGAAAACTCAAGAATCTAATCTTGTGATAAAAGAAGCAGAAATAGGCAAATACCATAATATCTTCTATCTTCGAAACAATTCAAGATCCCTAATCCTAATCTCGTTTAAAATAACAAGCCCTCGCTCGAATCTCAAATTCATCTGCGATGAACGTAGTAACCCTAACTCgttttttgaagaaattagGATTTTCACGTACCTTCGCGAACGCCATTTTCCTCAAATCTCCAGATCTTCTGCTTTGTTCTTCCCAGAAACCCAATTGCAAGAGAGTTCTACCGTTGCAAATTCCCAAAAGTAGCGACGCCGCTTCTCAAGTATTTGAAATTGAGCCTATCTAATTTACGATTATGCCCCTTCTGTTGCTACGTattttctgcttttgtttGGGCTTTGTTTACCCAAGCCCATTTTAATCCAACCTAGAGCTTGTCAGACCCATCATTCTATTattctgaaaaaataaaataaaagaacttCACTGTTTGcattttgttagtttgttcAGTTTCTCAGAGGATACTGTGCAAGTGCAACAACATAAATTTCAAGTCCATAGAAAGAAACCATGCATTatgtaaaaaaacttaaagaaaagACTACAAGATCAGGTATAGAAAAAGTGCTTTATGTTGAcataaaaagtaatttaaCTTCTAattgttgtttatttcttcaaaaataaaacaaacttaGACATTTGATATCATATCAGGCAACATCAGCTACTTTGAATATACATTAGTCACTGTGGAGAGATGTGTTTTGCCAAATAATGCTTATTGCTCCGACAAGATTGAAATATTATCAAGAAGATGTAGTTGCACCCAAAGTGACGTACGGACCTGCAAAATGCAGAAAAGAATCAGCAAATgatgagaaaacaaacaaagagagttCAACATTTCTATCTTGATTTATCGGTCACTAACACACCCTTTGATTCTAATCACGATAAGGCGTGAGATCGATTTGGAACTGTTGTTTCCCCTTTGTGACACTCTGCAAAGATGTTATAAGAGCCAATGTTACAACAAAAGGAAACAGATTAAATTTTTATGGGATAATGTAAAGGGCTTACCGCGATTGCAATGAGCTCTTCTAGCAGTTCTTCTAGATGACGCAGAGGCTGAACGGGAAGAAAAACGATGATCAAGAATGCATTGTGTTAGACTAATGGATATGGTctgaaaaaaagtaaaactcaCCCATTGTGTTGGACCATCGACCGGTGCATTTAAAGGATCATCATGCACCTAATTCACCGGAAAATGAACCAAGTTTCATAACCAAATTGGAACAAAGATTCAGCGAGATGACAAAACTTGCGATAAAGTTGGATACCTCCATGAAAATTCCATCGACACCAACAGCTACGGCGGTTCTTGCTATGCATGGTATTAATTCGCGAAGGCCACCACTAGCAACACCCCCACCATCTAACTATATAAACAAGGTATGTTTGAGTTTAGACCAATTCTGATTTAGCTTTAAAACACCAagcattttcttaaattactCAGAGCATCGTTCTAATGACCATACCTTCTTGCCTGCAGGTTGTTGTAATGAATGAGTTATATCAGCAACCTGAAGCCaataactaaattatattatacGAGTGTCAAAACATCAAAGTATAAAGCCAAAGCCAAGATATAAACTCCCAcaacaagaaaagaacaagaagcaaTATTAACTCACAACGGGACAATCAGCTTCCCTCATCCATTCCAAATTTCGTGGATCTACTATTAAATCATCTGaggaacaaaattaaaatgtaagGACACTCAGGAGTTATATCCAGTGTCTTTTAGTCTATTTTAGTCTCTATTTGCAAAAAAATTGGTGAATTCTATTGACACAAAGAACAGTTAACTTACTGTATCCAAACATGGTTCCTCTTTCACAAACCATCACATTTGGATTCCCTGCGAGTCTAACCTTCTCAGCCGAGTTTCTCATGACCTTAAAATGGATATACATGAAATCAGTCACTACAATATACCAGGGAACAAAAGTTTGTACAGATCAAAAAGATAACTCACAGAGTGACCACAAAATTGTCCTTTCTTTATGTTGATAATTTTCCCACTTTGGGCTGCCGCGACCAGAAGATCTGTCTGGAGATATAGGCAATAGTTAAAACCCTGAACTCTgtatataaatgataaattcaaacagtaaatgaaaatttgatagctaaaaaagagttgaagaaaAGCATATGTTAGAATCTTGCCTGTCGACATAAGAACGCCG
This sequence is a window from Arabidopsis thaliana chromosome 1 sequence. Protein-coding genes within it:
- the ATKDSA2 gene encoding Aldolase superfamily protein (ATKDSA2; FUNCTIONS IN: 3-deoxy-8-phosphooctulonate synthase activity; INVOLVED IN: metabolic process, rhamnogalacturonan II biosynthetic process; LOCATED IN: endomembrane system, cytoplasm; EXPRESSED IN: 18 plant structures; EXPRESSED DURING: 9 growth stages; CONTAINS InterPro DOMAIN/s: DAHP synthetase I/KDSA (InterPro:IPR006218), Aldolase-type TIM barrel (InterPro:IPR013785), 3-deoxy-8-phosphooctulonate synthase (InterPro:IPR006269); BEST Arabidopsis thaliana protein match is: Aldolase-type TIM barrel family protein (TAIR:AT1G79500.4); Has 35333 Blast hits to 34131 proteins in 2444 species: Archae - 798; Bacteria - 22429; Metazoa - 974; Fungi - 991; Plants - 531; Viruses - 0; Other Eukaryotes - 9610 (source: NCBI BLink).); the encoded protein is MANSASLLYDQLKVAEPFFLLAGPNVIESEEHVLRMAKSIKDISTKLGLPLVFKSSFDKANRTSSKSFRGPGMAEGLKILEKVKVAFDLPIVTDVHESSQCEAVGKVADIIQIPAFLCRQTDLLVAAAQSGKIINIKKGQFCGHSVMRNSAEKVRLAGNPNVMVCERGTMFGYNDLIVDPRNLEWMREADCPVVADITHSLQQPAGKKLDGGGVASGGLRELIPCIARTAVAVGVDGIFMEVHDDPLNAPVDGPTQWPLRHLEELLEELIAIASVTKGKQQFQIDLTPYRD
- the ATKDSA2 gene encoding Aldolase superfamily protein (ATKDSA2; FUNCTIONS IN: 3-deoxy-8-phosphooctulonate synthase activity; INVOLVED IN: metabolic process, rhamnogalacturonan II biosynthetic process; LOCATED IN: endomembrane system, cytoplasm; EXPRESSED IN: 18 plant structures; EXPRESSED DURING: 9 growth stages; CONTAINS InterPro DOMAIN/s: DAHP synthetase I/KDSA (InterPro:IPR006218), Aldolase-type TIM barrel (InterPro:IPR013785), 3-deoxy-8-phosphooctulonate synthase (InterPro:IPR006269); BEST Arabidopsis thaliana protein match is: Aldolase-type TIM barrel family protein (TAIR:AT1G79500.4).), whose translation is MANSASLLYDQLKVAEPFFLLAGPNVIESEEHVLRMAKSIKDISTKYVLGLPLVFKSSFDKANRTSSKSFRGPGMAEGLKILEKVKVAFDLPIVTDVHESSQCEAVGKVADIIQIPAFLCRQTDLLVAAAQSGKIINIKKGQFCGHSVMRNSAEKVRLAGNPNVMVCERGTMFGYNDLIVDPRNLEWMREADCPVVADITHSLQQPAGKKLDGGGVASGGLRELIPCIARTAVAVGVDGIFMEVHDDPLNAPVDGPTQWPLRHLEELLEELIAIASVTKGKQQFQIDLTPYRD
- the CYCB3;1 gene encoding cyclin b3;1 (cyclin b3;1 (CYCB3;1); FUNCTIONS IN: cyclin-dependent protein kinase activity; INVOLVED IN: regulation of cell cycle; LOCATED IN: nucleus; EXPRESSED IN: 17 plant structures; EXPRESSED DURING: 10 growth stages; CONTAINS InterPro DOMAIN/s: Cyclin, C-terminal (InterPro:IPR004367), Cyclin-like (InterPro:IPR011028), Cyclin-related (InterPro:IPR013763), Cyclin, N-terminal (InterPro:IPR006671), Cyclin (InterPro:IPR006670); BEST Arabidopsis thaliana protein match is: Cyclin B2;3 (TAIR:AT1G20610.1); Has 4427 Blast hits to 4424 proteins in 376 species: Archae - 0; Bacteria - 0; Metazoa - 2128; Fungi - 557; Plants - 1053; Viruses - 34; Other Eukaryotes - 655 (source: NCBI BLink).) produces the protein MAFAKAPRLSRDDILGNRVSTRSFKIFSDNQKTDPASTIGTSQKKTRIPLRRKSVTISNGLGATSNTNNMKKENSRITGKGKSSIENWEEYTKVTRKALADLSNLGGNTLRIPTLCGSSTMKWKGVKMANPKRVSVGPTRANNISVKKSTKENVSKRTTELGNNNLYKTGQKFIKNKTLSLGSTAGGTRKSLPTLKRTSLTDKSLKKFNVSGLNSKQLGQGLASKASNQAVPQLSSAGTYTWKTRTSVGSIQSDGNKQSKNNVRFVRKSIKIQTTVKTSLQNRSSLKKPPVGRSKSRSISSIPSSAVASTLSLPEKVETKCLEEDTQGESSSSGNKDPTTKVLDVTAKPKSKRRKSFTSLLVNGSKFDEKNGETTEPEKLPSIDDESNQLEVAEYVDDIYQFYWTAEALNPALGHYLSAHAEVSPVTRGILINWLIEVHFKFDLMHETLYLTMDLLDRYLSQVPIHKNEMQLIGLTALLLASKYEDYWHPRIKDLISISAESYTREQILGMERSMLKQLKFRLNAPTPYVFMLRFLKAAQSNKKLEQLAFYLIELCLVEYEALKYKPSLLCASAIYVARCTLHMTPVWTSLLNNHTHYNVSQMKDCSDMILRFHKAAKTGNLRVTYEKYINPDRSNVAVLKPLDKLPL